TGACGCTCGAGGTCACGTGGCTCGTCTTCGAATCGTCATGCCTCATCGTCTTCACTCCCGGAGATTCGGTGCTCACAGATCACCGTGGTTCCGGCCTGCGGTGCCGAACGCACCGCCAGGGTGGCACCGATGACCCTGGCCCGGTGTTCGAGAATCTTCAGTCCCATTCCGTCGCCGTCCTCCGACCGCGGATCGAATCCGCAGCCGTCGTCGGCCACGCGGAGCCGCACCACCTGCGTCTCGCCGTGCAGGTGCACGACGATCGCATCGGCCTGCGCGTGGCGGGCGGCGTTCAGCACGCTCTCGCGAGCGATCCAGTAGAATTGCAGGGCCTCCTGGGGCTCCAGCGTGTCGAAGATACCACGTTCGACGAGGCGGCAGCGCACGCCGAACCGCTCGGAGGTGGTCTCGACCAGGTTCACCAGGGCGGGGCCCAGTTCGTGGCCTTGCAGCTCCACGGGGTGCACGCCTCGGGCGATGGCCCGGGCGCGGCGCAGGCACGTGCCCAGCGATTCGCCGATGCGGCCGAGGGCGGCCGAGAACTGGTCCTCGGCGGGGCGTTCCCGTCGCCGCAACCGGTCCACCGACATCTGGAGGCCGATGAGGTCCTGGCAGATTCCGTCGTGGATCTCGCGGCCGAAGTCGTGCTGTTCGGTCATCTCGAGCCGCTCGATGTGTCGCTCGAGTTGGCGCTCGCGGGTCACATCGAGCGCGGTGACCACGATCTCGTCGTGCGAGCCCGTGATCCGGCCGGGAATGCGCGTGGACCAGAGCTGGAGCTGGACCTCGTCGCCGCCCTGTCGGAAACGATAGGACCCGTTCTCGATCGCGCGATCGCGCAGCACCTCGGTTCTCAGGAGCTGCTCGCGGAGCCGGGACCGATCGCGGGCCGTGACCCTCTGCAGCCAGGGATGCCGATTGTGTGTACTGGGACGCCGAGGATGCGGCTCGAGGTCACTCGCGGCGAAGAACTCCCGGCAGAGCCCGTTCGCGAACATGGTCTCGCCGCGATCGGGGGAGTACACGTGCACCATGGTCGGCCCGGCGTCGCCGAGACGGCGCACGAAGGCTTCGATCGTGCGACAACGGTCTCCGAGGCGCTCGGTGTCCACCACCGCGGCCAGGTCTCGGGCGACGATCTGGAGGCCGGTCTCGTCGTGGGACTCGAGGGCGACCCGCCGTGTGAGGTAGACCTCGAGTCGGAGCCTCTCGTCCCAGGAGTCCGTCACGACGACTCCCCGGATTCCCCAGGCTCGTAGCCTGACGGCAGGACCACGGTGTTCCTGCATCACGTCGAGCGGCGCGCCCGCGGGCGCGCGCTCGGACACGAGATCGAAGGCTCGGAGGACGTTCCGGTGGTTGAAGGCCGTGGAGTCCTCCGCGTAGTTCTCCCAGACCCGATGATCGTCGTCGAGGGTGCGCAAGAGCACCGCGTCGGCGTGCAGAGCGCGGCGCAGAACTCCGATCGCGTCGGCGCAGCCCGAACCCGAGGCCACCGTGCCCGTGCTCTCGACGGTGGTGAGCCACGCTTCGGGAGACACGAGGCCGTTCTGGGCCGGGGCTCGTCTGTCGATCGGTACGTACATCGTCACCGGAGTCTGCGGGGGCAACCAGAACCGAAGGTGAAGCCCTTGGCGCCCCATGACCATGGGGCCGTCCCCCATGAGGACGACCACCCTTGACCGATTTCCGCCCAACTGTTGTGGTGATTGCATCTCGATCGAACCGACGAACGAACGTCGGCCTTCTCACCTGTTGCGCCCGTCCCGGTTCGGAATCGCGGGCGGTGCCACCCGGAGCCCGACACCATGAGAATCCGCGAAGTCATGACGAAGAACCCGGTCCTCGTCCGGCGACGAGCGACCCTGCATCGTGCCGCGCAGCTCATGCGCGACACCGATGCCGGCTTTCTGCCCGTGATCGGCGAAAACGGCGTGATCGGCGTACTGACCGATCGGGACGTGGTCGTTCGAGCCGTCGCGGACGCCGTGAGCCCCCTCACGGGCTACGTGGAGGACGTCATGTCCGTCGGCGCCATCACCTGCGAAGCCGACGAGGACATCGCCACCGTGACGGATCGCATGGCCCGGGAGGGCTGCCGCCGCGTGGTGGTCGTCGACACGGCGGACCTGCCGATCGGCGTCGTCTCGCTCGGCGACCTGGTCCGCGAGGACGGCGTCAACGATCACGTGACCTTGCTCATCCACCACGTCGCCGGCGACCGTGGCGACGGCAACGGCTCCGACTGAGCCGGACGGCGGGACATCGTGGATCGCCCGATGATCCCCCACGGATCCGGCCCGCCCTCGGCACGGGAGCCCCGCCCATCGCTCCACCGTGCTCCACCTGCGAGGATCGGAGCGTTGACGAAGGGAACCCGACACTCCCCGCGCGAGGGAAAAGGAGTCGACATGTCCGTCGCCAAGAACATCGAGATCACGGCCGCTTCGCCGAAAGGCTTCGAGGACGCGATCGCGAACGGTCTGAAGCGCGCGTCGTCCACCACCGAGAACATCCAGCGTGCCTGGATCAAGGAGATGTACGTGGACACCGACAACGGGAAGATCCACGAGTATCGGGTCAACATGAAGGTGACCTTCATGTTGAAGGAGTAGACCTCCAGTCGGAACTCGCGCACTGGATCCGGTGCGCACGACGAAGCGGGGCGATCGCACGATCGCCCCGCTCGTCGTGTCCCTGAGCAAACGCGGGTCAGGCGTAGCGGATCACCAGCGCGGCGATCCCGATGACCAGCAGCAGCCAGAAGAACAGGCCGAAGAACGAGGCCGCCGCCTGCTCGGCCTCCATCTCGCCCTCCACGCGCGGCTCGCGCCGGGCCCGGGGCGGGCGCGCGGCCGTGGTGAGTGTGGCGATCAACAGTGCGACCATGACCCCGACCAGGAGGAAGGGTGCCCAGTAACCGCCCCAGACGGGCGGTCCGAAGGGGGTCACCCAGACACCGCCGGCCCAGACCATCAACACCAACACCACGAACAGCGCGATCAGCGAGGGCCACATGCCCTCTTCCTCACGCCGCGGGCGGCGCCAGCCCGTCAGACCGACCAGCACCACACTGAGCACGGTGGCGACCAGGAAGGCGAAGAACAGGTCGACCCAGAACATCGGCGATCACCTCGGATCACTGCGGAGCGCCGGACTCGGCCAGCAACTCCTCGACACGTTCACCGCTGATCTTCTCGTCCTCGATCAGCGCGCGGGCGATGCGGTCGAGCCCGTCGCGGTGTTCCTCGATCACCTGGATGGCCCGCCGGTAGGACTGCTCGAGGATCGAGCGCACCTCGTCGTCGACCAGCTGCGCCGTCGCCTCGCTGTTCTCGCGGCGCTGCGTCAGTTCCTCGCCCAGGAACACCTCCTGGTTCGACCCCTGACTCGACACCATCAAGCCGGTGTCCTCGCCCATGCCCCAGTCCACCACCATGCGGCGGGCCAGCGACGTGGCCTGGCGCAGGTCGTCCTCGGCGCCGGTGGTGGTGGTGTCCAACGCGACGTTCTCGGCCGCACGACCGGCCAGCATGACGGCCAGACGGTCGAGCATGTAATTGCGCTCATAGACGTAGCGATCGTCCTCGGGCATCTGGTGCGTTGCCCCCATCGAGCGACCCCGCGGCACGATCGTGACCTTGTGGATGGGATCGGCGTGCGGCAGCACCGCGCTGACGAGGGTGTGGCCGCCCTCGTGGTAGGCCAGCAATTCGACCTGGCGATCGCTCAGGGCCAACCCGCGCCGCTCCAGTCCCATGAGCACCCGGTCGCGGGCCTCGTCCATGTCCGAGGGCCGGATGTTCTCGTGGTCCTCGCGCGCCGCCGTGAACGCGGCCTCGTTCAGCAGGTTCTGCAGATCGGCGCCGCTGAAACCGGGTGTGCCGCGCGCGACCTCGTCGAGATCCAGGTCATCGGCCAGCGGCTTGCCCCGTGCATGGATCCGCAGGATCTCGGCGCGCTCGCGGCTGCTGGGAAGGTCGACGGCGATGTGACGGTCGAAACGACCGGGGCGCAGAAGGGCGGGGTCGAGGATGTCGGGGCGGTTCGTGGCCGCCATCACGATGACGTTCTCCGAGGGTTCGAAGCCGTCGAGCTCGCTCAGCAACTGGTTCAGGGTCTGCTCGCGCTCGTCGTGCCCGCCGCCCAGACCGGCGCCACGGTGACGCCCCACCGAATCGAGCTCGTCGATGAAGATGATGCTCGGCGCCACCTTCTTGGCCTTGTCGAAGAGGTCGCGGACCCGCTTCGCACCCACGCCGACGAACATCTCCATGAAGTCCGAGCCGGTGATGATGAAGAAGGGGACGTCGGCCTCGCCGGCGACGGCCCGGGCGAGCAGAGTCTTGCCCGTGCCCGGCGGACCGACCAGCAGCACGCCCTTCGGCACCGCCGCCCCGAGCGCCTGGAAATGGCCCGGGCTCTTGAGGTACTGCACCAGCTCGCGCAGCTCGCTCTTGGCGCCCTCGGCACCGGCCACGTCGTCGAAGGTGGTCTTCTCCCGCTCCGGTTCGGCGCGTTTCGCCTTGCTGCGCCCGATGCTGAGCATGTTGCGCCCCTGCGAGGCCATTCCCCGCAGGAACAGGAAACCCAGCAGGAACAGGAACAGGAGCGGAGCCAAACCGATGAGCACCGACCACCACGAGGTGTCGCTCTCGCGTTCGGTCTCGATCTCGACCTCGGCCTGGCGCAGGTCGGGGAGCAGTTCCTCGTCTCCGAACGACGGCAGATAGGTCACGAAGCGATCGTAGCGTGTGCTGTCACCGTTGCTGACGAACAGCGCCTCGGAGCTCAGCTCGCCGTCGATCCGTTCGCCCTTCACCCGGACCTGCTGCAGCTCGCCCTGCTCGAGGTGTTCGCGGAAGGTCGTGTAGGCGATCTTCGGACCGTGATCCGGCCCGGCCGTGATCGCGCTGACGATCCAGTAGGCGATCACGAAGCTGAACAGGACCCACAGGACCATGCGGCCTCGATCGATCCCGCCCCCCTCCTCGGGACCGTCCGGTGGAGGAGACGACGGCTGCCCGTCGTCCCGGTCGTCGGATTGCGAACTCGCGAACTGCGATCGATGCTTCATGCGGTGCCCTTCCGTGGTCCTCAGCGCTCGACCGAGACGCCCTGGGAGCCCCCGGCCGCTGCACGGCGCACCCGCAACGGATGCCGATCGGCCCGCCGGACTCGCGCCACCCGTTCGGGCGTTCCCACGTCGGTCCAGCCGCACTCGGGCACCGGGAGCACGGTCAGCCGGTCTGCCAGCGGCTCGAGCACGTCGCGACTGAAGTCCTGCCGCGGCAGGAATTCGTAGACCTCGTCGAAGCCGCCGCCCTCGTCGCTCTCGTGTGCCTTGACGAACTCCCACAGGAGACGCGGTACGGCGAGGTAGAACATGTTGAGGAGCGTCGCCGCCCGAGCCACGATGATCATGCTGTTGATCAGGGCCCCCTGTCGCCGCAGCTCTCGGCACTTCTCCCGGCCGGGCTTCTCGACGAAGCTGTCGACCGCGCAGAGCCCCGGGGCACCGATGGAGCGGGGCATGATCCAGCCGTACTCGACGTCGCCGTCGGCAGCCTCCATCCCCAACAGGATCAGACGGCGATCATCGTCCCGGGCGGCGGCGCAGGCCGTGGCCACACTGCGCCGCAGGGTTTCGCCGTCGCGCACCCAGTGGTCGCTCGGGAGCACGGCCACGATGGCATTCCGATCGTGGTCGACCACGCGCATCAGGGGCAGGAGCACCCCGGCTGCGGTCCCGCGGTTCTCGGGCTGCACCACCACGTTCTCGTGCGGTACTCCCTGGAGCTCCGTCCGCCACCAGCGATGATGATCGCGCGCCACCACCGGCACGGCACGGCGACGCGGAACGAGCGGACCCATGCGGTCGAGAGTGGCGTTCAACAGACTGCGCTGTCCGTCGAACTCCCAGAACTGCTTCGGAATCGGACGACCCGAACGGTCCGTCGCGAGACGACGCAGACGCTGACCGTCACCACCGGCCAGTACGATCGACCACACCTGATGCCGCTTCATGGGGCTGCTCCTTCTCGGCTCGCCGCGGGCACTTCGATCCGTTCCCCTGCTGGGAATCGCAGGGTAGGAGCAGAACGAAAACGCATGCATGGGGCGCTCACTGATTCCGGGCTCCGGGATCCGGGAATCGCTTCCATCAGCGCGAGCGACCGGACTCGTCGGCCTCGACGAGCCGCTGCAGGACGTCGCTCAACTCCTGTAGACGCCGGCCCGCGGCCTCGAAGTCCTCCTCGCCCTGCAGTCGGCCGTACTCGGTCAGGAGTTCGTTCGCACGCCGGATCAAGTCGCGGCGTCCGAGCGTGGCGACTCCCTCGGGCATGCCGGCGGTGTCGTCGAACAGTCCCTCGAGCGCGGCGTCGAAGGACTCGGCGTAGCTCAGGTCGTCGCCGTGCATCACGGCCACCAGTCGCAGTTCGGGATACGCTGCCGTCTCCGCCTGCAGGTAGATGGGCTCGACGTAGAGCAGCGTCTCGTCGAGCGGAATCGCGAGCACGTTGCCGCGGATCACGTTCGAGCCGCGTTGGTCCCACAGGGTGAGCTGCCCCGACAGGAACCGATCCTGATCGATCTTGGTCTCGACCTGCTGCGGGCCGATCACGCGGCGGTCCTTGGGGAACTCGTAAGCGAGAAAGCGGCCGTAGTTCGGAGGATCGGACATACCGGCGATCCAGCCGATCAGCACCTGGCGATTCTTCGGCGTGAAGGGCAGGATCAGGACGAACTCGACCTCGTCCGATCCCTGTTGCTCCCACATCAC
This genomic interval from Candidatus Krumholzibacteriia bacterium contains the following:
- a CDS encoding sensor histidine kinase, which produces MSPEAWLTTVESTGTVASGSGCADAIGVLRRALHADAVLLRTLDDDHRVWENYAEDSTAFNHRNVLRAFDLVSERAPAGAPLDVMQEHRGPAVRLRAWGIRGVVVTDSWDERLRLEVYLTRRVALESHDETGLQIVARDLAAVVDTERLGDRCRTIEAFVRRLGDAGPTMVHVYSPDRGETMFANGLCREFFAASDLEPHPRRPSTHNRHPWLQRVTARDRSRLREQLLRTEVLRDRAIENGSYRFRQGGDEVQLQLWSTRIPGRITGSHDEIVVTALDVTRERQLERHIERLEMTEQHDFGREIHDGICQDLIGLQMSVDRLRRRERPAEDQFSAALGRIGESLGTCLRRARAIARGVHPVELQGHELGPALVNLVETTSERFGVRCRLVERGIFDTLEPQEALQFYWIARESVLNAARHAQADAIVVHLHGETQVVRLRVADDGCGFDPRSEDGDGMGLKILEHRARVIGATLAVRSAPQAGTTVICEHRISGSEDDEA
- a CDS encoding CBS domain-containing protein, with product MRIREVMTKNPVLVRRRATLHRAAQLMRDTDAGFLPVIGENGVIGVLTDRDVVVRAVADAVSPLTGYVEDVMSVGAITCEADEDIATVTDRMAREGCRRVVVVDTADLPIGVVSLGDLVREDGVNDHVTLLIHHVAGDRGDGNGSD
- a CDS encoding dodecin family protein; this translates as MSVAKNIEITAASPKGFEDAIANGLKRASSTTENIQRAWIKEMYVDTDNGKIHEYRVNMKVTFMLKE
- the ftsH gene encoding ATP-dependent zinc metalloprotease FtsH, which gives rise to MKHRSQFASSQSDDRDDGQPSSPPPDGPEEGGGIDRGRMVLWVLFSFVIAYWIVSAITAGPDHGPKIAYTTFREHLEQGELQQVRVKGERIDGELSSEALFVSNGDSTRYDRFVTYLPSFGDEELLPDLRQAEVEIETERESDTSWWSVLIGLAPLLFLFLLGFLFLRGMASQGRNMLSIGRSKAKRAEPEREKTTFDDVAGAEGAKSELRELVQYLKSPGHFQALGAAVPKGVLLVGPPGTGKTLLARAVAGEADVPFFIITGSDFMEMFVGVGAKRVRDLFDKAKKVAPSIIFIDELDSVGRHRGAGLGGGHDEREQTLNQLLSELDGFEPSENVIVMAATNRPDILDPALLRPGRFDRHIAVDLPSSRERAEILRIHARGKPLADDLDLDEVARGTPGFSGADLQNLLNEAAFTAAREDHENIRPSDMDEARDRVLMGLERRGLALSDRQVELLAYHEGGHTLVSAVLPHADPIHKVTIVPRGRSMGATHQMPEDDRYVYERNYMLDRLAVMLAGRAAENVALDTTTTGAEDDLRQATSLARRMVVDWGMGEDTGLMVSSQGSNQEVFLGEELTQRRENSEATAQLVDDEVRSILEQSYRRAIQVIEEHRDGLDRIARALIEDEKISGERVEELLAESGAPQ
- a CDS encoding sugar phosphate nucleotidyltransferase encodes the protein MKRHQVWSIVLAGGDGQRLRRLATDRSGRPIPKQFWEFDGQRSLLNATLDRMGPLVPRRRAVPVVARDHHRWWRTELQGVPHENVVVQPENRGTAAGVLLPLMRVVDHDRNAIVAVLPSDHWVRDGETLRRSVATACAAARDDDRRLILLGMEAADGDVEYGWIMPRSIGAPGLCAVDSFVEKPGREKCRELRRQGALINSMIIVARAATLLNMFYLAVPRLLWEFVKAHESDEGGGFDEVYEFLPRQDFSRDVLEPLADRLTVLPVPECGWTDVGTPERVARVRRADRHPLRVRRAAAGGSQGVSVER